The sequence ATCCTTTATAATCATCCACGTCGTCAAACCAGCTGGGGCTGTCTCCCCTCACCGACCGGTACGGAGCTACGTCAGGATTTCCCCCCGGCATCACGTTGTCTTCAGTTGCTGCCGAGGTACCCATATTTGCCGGCGCATCGAAAAGGGTGGGACGCGTCGGCCACGGCAAGTTGGAGCTATTATACGGCCCTGTAATATTCCCGGAGGCGTCAGTTGTTACCTTTGAATCGAACTTCTTTGTCAGGATTTCACCGATCAGGGCGTTGGCGAAATTCGATGCCTGCTCAACCGCTTCTTCCTGAAGATAGTATTTCGTATTCTCGAGGATCATTGTATTGGCACTCAGCACTGCAAAGGTCAGCAGTACGAAGAACGCCGCCGATATCATGGTCTGCCCCAGGCTCATACCATAGCCTTTTCAAAAGAAGAGCCGGAAAACACTATCTCGTAATGTAATAATATAGCGCAGCCGTCAAAATATGCAGTGAGATTTGTCACAGAAAGCTGGGACTGTCTCGGCGTCCGTGAAACCATTTCATCCAGAGTTTGATACGTGGTGATTTGATCTCCCCTCTTCTCCGCCACAAGGCGCCCCCGGCACAGGAAGCGCTTGAACACAAAGATCCATCGCTGGGGATTGTTGCAGCTGGGCACAGCCTTGCCGTCAAAAACACGAAAGACTTTTAATCATCGTCCGCAGTGACACCGGCAACTTCCTCGATAGTAGTGATGCCTCTCTTCAGAAGATCGGTGGCATTCATGCGCAACGTCCGCATCCCGTTCTTGAGGGCGGCCTGCCTGACAGCTTCCTCATTCACGGACGAGCCGGCATCGAGGATCATCTGGCGGATCTCTTTGGTAAAATAGAGGGCTTCGTGGATCGCCGTGCGCCCCTTATACCCCTTGATGCATTCGCTGCACCCGATCGGCTGATAAAATTTCGTGGAGGTGATCTCTTCATCCGACAGACCCAGCTTTTTGAGCAGCGGCACATCGGGGTCACTGACGGGGCTCTTGCAGCGTTCGCATAATTTCCTGACAAGCCGCTGCGCAACTATAATGTTGATGCTGTAGGCAATAAGGAACGGTTCAATGCCCATTTTGTACAACCGCGAGACAGCGCTCGGCGCATCGTTCGTATGAAGCGTCGACAGGGTAAGGTGACCGGTATTTGCAAGCTTCACCGCGATTTCAGCCGTCAGTTTGTCGCGAATTTCGCCGACCATGACGATGTCGGGGTCATGACGAAGTATGGCGCGGAGGGCTCCCTCAAAATCAAGCTTGGAATTCAGTTTCACCTGGCGCGCCCCTTCAATAAAGTACTCAACCGGGTCTTCGACCGTGATGATATTGAGGGAAGAATCCATCACCGTCCGGAGCGCCGCAACCAGCGTCGTGCTCTTCCCGCTTCCGGTCGGGCCGGTAACGATGATGATGCCGAACGGCTTGGCAATGGCTTTACGCATCATGCTCTCGCTGTACGGATCAAACCCAAGGTCCTCGATACTCCCCCCGATCACCGGTTCCATGAGCACGCGGATGACGATCGATTCAAATTTGTTCTTCAGCTCTTTCCCGATCAACGGAATGACCGAGACGCGGAAACGGACGGTTCTCTTGTCGATCATCAGCTGTGCAAAACCGTCCTGCGCAGTGTTCCGTTCGAACCGGTCGAGATTCTTCGCGCGGTCTTTGACGACGGCAGCGACCGCCTCGGCGCGCGTCTCGCTGTTGGTGTACCACCGCGACAGCTTGCCGTCGACACGGAAATGGAATTCGGTCACCTTATCCCCGCGGGGGATCACGTGGATGTCGCTTGCGCCAACGCGGACAGCGTCGACAAAAATACTTTCGACGAGGTCGACGAGTCCGCTCTTGCTGATCTCCTCTTCAAGCGCCTGCTCATAATTCGCAGAATCCTCTTCCCCTTCATCGACGAACGATTCTCCCCGCAGCATCGTTTCCTTGTCTTTATACATCGCCTTGTCGATGCTCACCCGCTTCCACAAGCTGTCCCACTGGCTGAAGGGAACGTAACAAATCTCGAATTTTTGGTAGTGGAACGTTCTTGCGATCTTGTAGACTTCGGGCTTCGTGGGATCGGGCGTGATCACGAGAAGCCTTCCGGGGCGTTCAGGGTCGATCGAGTACGGGAGGACGTTATTCTCCTGTACCATCTCTCTGATCGAATCCGGAAGCGAGCTTAACTCCTTGCGGATGAACCCGAGCACGCCGTCGTCGATCGTCTCCATCGAAATATCGAGCGTACGGAAGGCATAGTAATCGGCAACCTCGCGATAGACAAGATCCCTGTCCATCTTGAATTGTTCGACGAGAATCTGCGGAAGCTTGCGGCGTCCCTTGTTCTCCTCCTTATTCAGGACGGCCACCGCCCGCTCAAGGACATCGGGTTGGATGATGCCCTTGTCGATCAGGATGTCGCCAAGCTCTTTTTTTGCGCTGCGTGTCTGCATTGTGCAGTCAGCTCATGCCGTTGCTGTGGGAAATAACCTCACCGCCCAAATCGCTGGACGGCTTACATCGTTCTAATGTTCATCGACGCCGTCTCCGAGGAGAGCAGCGTCAGAAAGATCATCGCCCCCATGATGATCACCGAAATCATCACTTCGATGAAGTTCACAAGGTTCTTCATGGCGTAATGATTTTCCATCTGGTAAAAATCGGCGAGCTGGTTCGCCGTGTCTTTCACGGCGCCTGTTTCGGTCGCGGTCTTGAACCTCGAAACGAACATCTCGGGGAAAAAATTCACCGATTCGAGCGCTTTTGCCAATTCGGTTCCGTATTTCAACATCGTCGGAATCGCCACTGTTTTTATCTGAAGAGAAAGCCAGCGGTTCCCGCTCGACTCTCCGGCCAGCTGGATCGCTTCGATGTTTTCGCCGGCCGACGTATACATGATCCCGAGAACACGGCAGAAGATCTCCGTGCTCGTGTTGCGAAGAATGTTTCCGACGTACGGAACTTTCACGATATACTTATGCATCATCAAGCGGCCTTTCGGCGTGATGATGTAAGAATAGAATCCGCCGATGATCAGGACAAAAAGCACGATGATAAGTGCGAGGTGGTTCTGCACCCCATCACTGAAACTCAGCGTGAACTGCGTCAACGGCGGTACCTCGTCGATGAGCGGTCCCATCAATTTCATCATTTTTGGGAGAAGAAAAAGAACGTAGAATGCGATCGCCCCGACAAGTGTCAAGGACGTCACCGCCGGAAGGATCAGGGCGCTGGTCAGCCCCTTCTTGAACTCCGCCTGACGTTCCACCAGCGCCGCAACGCTCTTAAAGATCGTCGTCATGTCCCCGCTTTTCGATGCAATGCCGAGCATCAGCGCGGTATGCTCTCCAAACACCTTCCCCTGCTTCAAAAACGCTTCGCGGGAATCGAGTCCGTTCTTCAGGTCAAGAATAATATCGCGCAGCGCGACCTTCATATTCTTGTCCTTGACGCTGTTCACCATCACCTGGAGGACCTCGGTATACGGCAGCTTCTGTTCCAGCAGGCGCGCGCTCGTCCCGACGAACGATACGATCTCATTCGAGGCCGCTTTGAAGCGAAAATCGTAATGCCGGCGTACCCAGCGGACGTCGAACCCTATCCGCTCCAGCGCTGCGACAACTTCCTGTCGTGTATATGCGCTTTGAAAACCGTCGATCGTTTTCGACCCGTGCCGCACTCGATACGCAAAATTCTTTTTCCGCCGTGCAGAGACGACTATCGTGTCGCGAAAACGAGGGTGAAGTTTCGCCCGCCGTTTTGCGTCGGAAGGAGAACTCGCTGTGACAAAACCCTGAACCGGTTTGCCCGCGGCATCCCGTGCGACAATCTGATATGATGACGTTTCAGCCAAGACCTATTCGCTCAAGAATGTTGTGAGTGTTTACCCCGGCACGGCATCACCGCGCCGGATGATCATCGACACGCGCGTTGCGAAAAGCGCTTCCACGTTTGGGAATCGGACCTGATAAAGTTCGTCTTAAAATACGAAAACAATCAAATCTGGGTTATCAGTGAAACTACGGATATTTTCTGTCGGGTAATGTACGGATATTATCCGAGTTTGACAATCCCTTTCGTCAACGCATACCGCGTCAGGCCGGCAACGGTATGGATGTCGAGTTTCCGAATAATCCGCTCCCTGTGGGTCTCGACCGTGCGCACACTGACAAAAAGTTTCGCGGCAATTTCTTTGTTTCCGAAACCTTCCGCGATCAACGTCAGAACCTCCGATTCGCGCCGCGAGAGTTCGGCTCCCCCTTTCTTCCCCTTCGTCCGCGTGCTCTTTACCAAATCGTTCAACACCGTTTGAGAGACTTTCGGGCTGAAGTACGTCTCCCCCCGCTGGACCGTCTCGATTGCAGCGATGAGTTCCGACGGCGACGAGTCCTTGAGGACGTAGCCCTGCACGCCGGTGGAGATCATTCTGCTCACATATTCCTTCGTGTCGTGCATTGTGAGGATGAGAATTTTACTCTTGGGGACCGTCTTCTTCAGAAGGCGGGCGGTCTCTAAGCCGTTCATGCCGGGCATATTTATGTCGAGCAGAATGATCTGGGGAAGGAGATCTTTCGCGATCCGGAGAGCTTCCGCACCGTCGACCGCTTCACCGACGATCTCGAACGCCTTTTCCTGAGCAAGGTACGAGCGCAACCCCTCGCGGACAAGGGGATGGTCGTCCACAAGAAGCAGCGTGATTTTTGATTTTTTCATTGTTCGAGTTCCTTTGTCCGATTTAAAGAGGGAGTTGGACTTCAATTTCAATCCCCCCTCTTTGAGAAGAGTGAACAAGCACTGTTCCCCCGACGTATGCGGCGCGCTCTTTCATATTCAATAACCCCATCCCTGATTTCTTCGACGGATGAACAACGAGGTCGCGCTCATCAGCTCCTTTTCCGTCGTCCTTAATGGTCAGCTGCAAACGCGAACGTTTCTTTTCGCACCGTACGGCGAGGTGTGTAGCCTCAGAATGCTTGGCCACGTTGCTAAGGGCTTCCTGGATGATGCGGTACATTGTCACCTCAATTTCAGGCGAGAGCTTTTTGGGAAAACGGAGGAACTTCAGGTCCACGTCCACCTTCGTCACCTCTTCAAACTCCTCGCACATGCTCCGCACGGCGGGGATCACGCCGAGGTCGTCCAGCTCGCTCGGTCGCAGATTCTGAGATATGCGACGGACTTCCTGCATCGCCTTCTCGAGAGAACTTTTGGCGCTTGCGACGACGTTCAGCAGCGCCTTATTTTTGCGCGGCGTCCGTTCTTCAACTCCTTCGATCCTGAATTTGACCGAAGAGAGGATCTGATTCACGCTGTCGTGGAGCTCGCGCGCAACACGGCGGCGTTCCGACTCCTGGGCGTTAATGATGCGGATGGGGAGCTCGCGAAGCATTTCATCCGCAATTTTGCGGTCCGTAATATCGCGGAAATTGACAACGATCGCGCCGATCGCCGGGTCGTCGAGCATGTTCTTCCCCACTCCCTCGATCCACCGCCATGAACCGTTCTTCTCTTTGTAGCGGATTTCCGCCGACATGATCTTTGAGGGCTCCCGAAGAACTTCGCCAAGAAGCCGTTCTGTGGCCTCGAGGTCGCCGGGATGAATCAGCATAAGGGCGCTCCGCCCGATGAGTTCATCCGGCGCATATCCCAGCACTCTCGTGATCGACGAGCTCACGTATGAAAAAGCTCCTTCGCTGTCGACAAGAGCGATCACATCCGAACTCTCTTCGATGAGCGCGCGGAACCGCTTCTCTCTCGATGCGAGTTCATCGCGGACGTGAACACGCTCGCTGATGTCCCGTACAACATTCCGGTACTCGACGACGTTGCCCGCGGGACCGCGAATAATCCTCGTCGACTGTTCCACCCATGCGGAGCTTCCGTCTTTTCGTTTCCCCCTGAATTCGCACGTCGTATCGACGGTGCCGTCGGCCGTCCTCTCCCGGTAAAATCTCAGCACGCGCGGCCGGTCCTGCGGTACGATGAGATTTAAGAAGGTTCTGCCGAGGATTTCTTCGGGCAGGTAGCCGGTTTCCGAGAAGAAATTGGGACTGCTGTAGGTAATGCTGCCGTTCTGGTCGCAGAGAAAATAGACCTCGCTGATGTTCTCGACAAGATCACGGTATCGTTTTTCGCTTTCTCTCAGCGCCTGGTCGGCTTGCTTTCGTTCGGTGATGTCGATGATCGACACAAGGACTTTCGAATAGTCCAGCTCATGTCCCGGCACGACGGACCATTGCAACAGAATGTCTTTCCGTTCGCCTGTCAGCGTCCGGTTGAAATCTTCCGCTTCAAACGTGGACTTGTTGGAAGCGATCGCCACCATCTCGTCGACGAACGCTTCATGAACTTCCTCGCCCAACACAGCGCTCAACCCGGCAAAGAAGTCCTTTTTGCCATCGACGTTGTACATCTTCATCGTCGCTTTGTTGACGTCGAGGATCTTGACCATGCCGGCACAGGCCGTGACCTCGCCGGGGTGATTCAAAAAGTACCGCTTAAAATCCTGAACCCCCGATTTTCGAAGCCGCTCAACGTAGGCTTTGACTTCCGAAAAATCCTCTTCCCATAATGAAAGGGGGGAGTTCTCAAAAAAGCTGTGATACCGCGCTTCGCTCTGGCGCAACTCCATGTCCTGACGACGCTGACGGAGAAGCGAACTCCAGAGCAGGATCGAGAATCCTACGAGGAGCAAACACACGGGGAGAAGAAAGCTGAAATGTGGTATCATGAACTTCCCGCGATGAAATCAAATAGGACCGCTGATCACCCTTCTGCCTTAGCGGGCTCCTCAAAATATTCCCGTATTTTCGCCGCGACTTTGTCTCCGACAATTTCCGACAACTGGGCCTCCGTTGCGAATTTGACTCCCTGCACCGAACCGAACGCCTCCAGCAGTTCTTTTGCCCGCTTCTTGCCGATCCCTTCGATCAGGTCGAGCTCGGTCTGAAGGGTCCGCTTGTCCCGCAACGACCGGTGGAACGTGATCGCAAATCTGTGCGCTTCATCGCGAACTTGCTGCAGCAGTCGGAGGGCGGACGATGATTTCGGGATCGGTACCGGGTCGCTTTGTTCGGGCACAAACACTTCTTCCAAGCGCTTTGCGAGACTGATGATCGGCTGTTCCTGAAGCTGCAGTTCGTCCAGCACTTCACATGCGCTCGAGAGCTGCCCCTTGCCTCCGTCCACCATGATCAAATCCGGAAGCGCTTGCTGCTCTTCCAGCACGCGCGAATACCGGCGGCGGACGACCTCCTTCATGCTGGCAAAATCGTCGACCATATTGGTCTCGGCCGCGGTCCGGATTTTGAACTTGCGGTATTCACTTTTCTTCGGCTTGCCGTCTTCGAACACGACCATCGACGCGACCGTCTCAGTCCCCTGAAGATGAGAGATGTCGAAGCATTCGATGCGCCGCGGGGGATTCTTCAAGCGAAGGTCCTTTTGCAACGATTGAACGGCGTAAGGAATGAAATCATCGCGCTTCATTTTTTGGAGTTTCAGCTCGTCCAGGAGATACTGCGCATTCTTGCGGCACATGGAGACGAGCTTTGCAAGCTCTCCTTCGGCCGGCGAAGTCACCTCCACCGGTTTCCTTCGCTGGCCGCTCAGCCATTCCTTTGCCGCGCCGGCAGATTCGATCGGAGAGGAGAGAACAACTTCCGAGGGAATGTCGTTTGACTCGAGGTAATACCGCTGGACCAGCGCCTCGATGATTTCCGCCTCGTTTTTCCCTTCCACCCTATTAATGTAGTAGTGCTGCCGGCCAAGAATTTTTCCTTCGCGGATCTTGAATACCACCCCGCATGCGTCATCTCCTTCGGCGGCGACCGCAATGATATCCCGGTCATGCAGTTCGATGTCGACGATCTTCTGAGTCGAGGAATAGACCTCCAGTTCCCGCAACCGGTTCCGGAGTATTGCCGCGTCCTCGAACTTCAACTCCGCCGCCGCCGACCTCATCTGCGCGCCGAGCGATTCAATGACACTGTTGCTTTTGCCGAGCAGCACCCGAGCAACCTGGTCGATCATCTGATTATAGCGTTCTTCCGACACCAGCCCTTCGCAGGGTCCTTCGCATTTTTTAATATGGTAATCGAGACAGACGCGGGTCTTCTTCTTCGCGATGAAGTCCTGGTCGATATGGTAGTTGCAGCTTCTGATCATAAAAATATCGCGCACGGTCTTGAGCGCGGACCGCATCGTGTGAACGTCGGTGTACGGCCCGAAATAGTGCGACCCGTCGCGGGACACCCGCCGCGTTACAAAAACGCGGGGATACGGCTCGTTGGTAATGACAATGTACGGATAACTCTTGTCGTCTTTGAGGCTGACGTTGTAGCGGGGCTTTTTCGACTTAATGAGGTTGGCCTCGAGGATAAGCGCCTCAACCTCAGAATCGGTCGTGATAATTTCAACGTCAGAGACCTTTTCGACCATGAGGGCGATGCGCGGGTCGAGCGCTCGCGATTTGTGAAAATACTGGCGGACCCTGTTGCGAAGTATTTTGGCCTTGCCGACGTACAGGACCGTCCCCTCGCCGTCCTTAAACTGATAGACCCCCGGCGACGTCGGGAGATTGTTCAATTTCTCGTCGAGCGAGATCTCATCCCGCGTGAACGAAACTATTTTTTCTTCGCCTGACATTATCGGTCAACTCGTTCCTTTTTGGAGTTTTCCGGTTCACTCAGTTCGATGAGCACACCGTTGGTCGATTTCGGGTGCATGAACGCGACCCTGCAGCCGGCACCCCCGGCAAACGGGGCCGTGCTCGTAAACTGAAATCCGAGCTTCTGCAGCCGATCCATCTCCTGTTGGATATCGTCAACCTCGAGACAAATATGATGGACTCCCTCACCCCGCTTTTCGATAAAGTCA is a genomic window of Bacteroidota bacterium containing:
- the uvrC gene encoding excinuclease ABC subunit UvrC, producing MSGEEKIVSFTRDEISLDEKLNNLPTSPGVYQFKDGEGTVLYVGKAKILRNRVRQYFHKSRALDPRIALMVEKVSDVEIITTDSEVEALILEANLIKSKKPRYNVSLKDDKSYPYIVITNEPYPRVFVTRRVSRDGSHYFGPYTDVHTMRSALKTVRDIFMIRSCNYHIDQDFIAKKKTRVCLDYHIKKCEGPCEGLVSEERYNQMIDQVARVLLGKSNSVIESLGAQMRSAAAELKFEDAAILRNRLRELEVYSSTQKIVDIELHDRDIIAVAAEGDDACGVVFKIREGKILGRQHYYINRVEGKNEAEIIEALVQRYYLESNDIPSEVVLSSPIESAGAAKEWLSGQRRKPVEVTSPAEGELAKLVSMCRKNAQYLLDELKLQKMKRDDFIPYAVQSLQKDLRLKNPPRRIECFDISHLQGTETVASMVVFEDGKPKKSEYRKFKIRTAAETNMVDDFASMKEVVRRRYSRVLEEQQALPDLIMVDGGKGQLSSACEVLDELQLQEQPIISLAKRLEEVFVPEQSDPVPIPKSSSALRLLQQVRDEAHRFAITFHRSLRDKRTLQTELDLIEGIGKKRAKELLEAFGSVQGVKFATEAQLSEIVGDKVAAKIREYFEEPAKAEG
- a CDS encoding type II secretion system F family protein, with the protein product MAETSSYQIVARDAAGKPVQGFVTASSPSDAKRRAKLHPRFRDTIVVSARRKKNFAYRVRHGSKTIDGFQSAYTRQEVVAALERIGFDVRWVRRHYDFRFKAASNEIVSFVGTSARLLEQKLPYTEVLQVMVNSVKDKNMKVALRDIILDLKNGLDSREAFLKQGKVFGEHTALMLGIASKSGDMTTIFKSVAALVERQAEFKKGLTSALILPAVTSLTLVGAIAFYVLFLLPKMMKLMGPLIDEVPPLTQFTLSFSDGVQNHLALIIVLFVLIIGGFYSYIITPKGRLMMHKYIVKVPYVGNILRNTSTEIFCRVLGIMYTSAGENIEAIQLAGESSGNRWLSLQIKTVAIPTMLKYGTELAKALESVNFFPEMFVSRFKTATETGAVKDTANQLADFYQMENHYAMKNLVNFIEVMISVIIMGAMIFLTLLSSETASMNIRTM
- a CDS encoding PAS domain S-box protein — translated: MIPHFSFLLPVCLLLVGFSILLWSSLLRQRRQDMELRQSEARYHSFFENSPLSLWEEDFSEVKAYVERLRKSGVQDFKRYFLNHPGEVTACAGMVKILDVNKATMKMYNVDGKKDFFAGLSAVLGEEVHEAFVDEMVAIASNKSTFEAEDFNRTLTGERKDILLQWSVVPGHELDYSKVLVSIIDITERKQADQALRESEKRYRDLVENISEVYFLCDQNGSITYSSPNFFSETGYLPEEILGRTFLNLIVPQDRPRVLRFYRERTADGTVDTTCEFRGKRKDGSSAWVEQSTRIIRGPAGNVVEYRNVVRDISERVHVRDELASREKRFRALIEESSDVIALVDSEGAFSYVSSSITRVLGYAPDELIGRSALMLIHPGDLEATERLLGEVLREPSKIMSAEIRYKEKNGSWRWIEGVGKNMLDDPAIGAIVVNFRDITDRKIADEMLRELPIRIINAQESERRRVARELHDSVNQILSSVKFRIEGVEERTPRKNKALLNVVASAKSSLEKAMQEVRRISQNLRPSELDDLGVIPAVRSMCEEFEEVTKVDVDLKFLRFPKKLSPEIEVTMYRIIQEALSNVAKHSEATHLAVRCEKKRSRLQLTIKDDGKGADERDLVVHPSKKSGMGLLNMKERAAYVGGTVLVHSSQRGGIEIEVQLPL
- a CDS encoding VOC family protein, with the translated sequence MIKRIAHVAIAVKDLGLSKELFSRLLQNDLPRTERVEQQHATVSFYPIGESSVELVEARSSSGAGSAITDFIEKRGEGVHHICLEVDDIQQEMDRLQKLGFQFTSTAPFAGGAGCRVAFMHPKSTNGVLIELSEPENSKKERVDR
- a CDS encoding response regulator transcription factor, which produces MKKSKITLLLVDDHPLVREGLRSYLAQEKAFEIVGEAVDGAEALRIAKDLLPQIILLDINMPGMNGLETARLLKKTVPKSKILILTMHDTKEYVSRMISTGVQGYVLKDSSPSELIAAIETVQRGETYFSPKVSQTVLNDLVKSTRTKGKKGGAELSRRESEVLTLIAEGFGNKEIAAKLFVSVRTVETHRERIIRKLDIHTVAGLTRYALTKGIVKLG
- a CDS encoding GspE/PulE family protein, which gives rise to MQTRSAKKELGDILIDKGIIQPDVLERAVAVLNKEENKGRRKLPQILVEQFKMDRDLVYREVADYYAFRTLDISMETIDDGVLGFIRKELSSLPDSIREMVQENNVLPYSIDPERPGRLLVITPDPTKPEVYKIARTFHYQKFEICYVPFSQWDSLWKRVSIDKAMYKDKETMLRGESFVDEGEEDSANYEQALEEEISKSGLVDLVESIFVDAVRVGASDIHVIPRGDKVTEFHFRVDGKLSRWYTNSETRAEAVAAVVKDRAKNLDRFERNTAQDGFAQLMIDKRTVRFRVSVIPLIGKELKNKFESIVIRVLMEPVIGGSIEDLGFDPYSESMMRKAIAKPFGIIIVTGPTGSGKSTTLVAALRTVMDSSLNIITVEDPVEYFIEGARQVKLNSKLDFEGALRAILRHDPDIVMVGEIRDKLTAEIAVKLANTGHLTLSTLHTNDAPSAVSRLYKMGIEPFLIAYSINIIVAQRLVRKLCERCKSPVSDPDVPLLKKLGLSDEEITSTKFYQPIGCSECIKGYKGRTAIHEALYFTKEIRQMILDAGSSVNEEAVRQAALKNGMRTLRMNATDLLKRGITTIEEVAGVTADDD